One Fuerstiella marisgermanici DNA window includes the following coding sequences:
- a CDS encoding BON domain-containing protein, translated as MQKPLASRSSRQTYRIDLQHQVLDLMERAVARISSGAIQVRLADDEVILDGHVNTWHEKQYAQESIRSLTSGRVIRNSLVVSR; from the coding sequence ATGCAGAAACCTCTCGCCAGCCGCTCGTCGCGCCAAACCTATCGCATCGATCTGCAGCATCAGGTGCTGGACTTAATGGAACGGGCTGTGGCTCGAATTTCGAGTGGGGCTATTCAGGTCCGCCTGGCGGATGACGAAGTTATTCTGGATGGTCACGTAAATACGTGGCACGAAAAACAGTACGCTCAGGAGAGCATCCGCAGTCTTACCAGCGGGCGTGTGATCCGCAACAGTCTGGTGGTTAGTCGTTAA
- a CDS encoding pseudouridine synthase, whose amino-acid sequence MTISLPVLFEDECLIAVDKPAGMFVHRSEADRNDTDVVVQRVREHTGHFVYPAHRLDRATSGIVLLAKSPDTAALVGALFAERRVRKVYRALIRGHCETSGRIDTALIAARGRDKPPGHPYREPQDAITEFQRLQTFEIPFCSDRYPTTRCSLVDVQPLTGRYHQIRRHFNYESHPVIGDTSHGDNRQNQFYRSRFGLNRLMLAAVRLEFEHPMTQRSVVVECEPAAEFQVLMEQLQPFQLR is encoded by the coding sequence ATGACAATCTCACTGCCAGTGTTATTTGAAGATGAGTGTCTGATCGCAGTGGATAAGCCGGCCGGAATGTTCGTCCATCGCAGCGAAGCAGATCGCAATGACACGGATGTTGTCGTTCAACGAGTGCGCGAGCACACCGGCCATTTTGTTTATCCGGCTCACAGACTCGATCGGGCGACCTCGGGGATTGTGCTGCTGGCGAAGTCGCCCGACACGGCCGCTTTGGTCGGAGCGCTGTTTGCCGAACGCCGCGTCAGGAAAGTTTACCGAGCCCTAATTCGCGGCCATTGCGAAACGTCCGGTCGTATCGATACGGCACTGATCGCCGCACGAGGTCGCGACAAACCTCCTGGGCATCCATATCGAGAACCTCAGGACGCGATCACTGAATTTCAACGGTTGCAAACGTTCGAAATCCCGTTCTGTTCCGATCGTTACCCGACCACTCGATGCAGCCTTGTTGACGTTCAACCGTTGACCGGCCGCTATCACCAAATCCGACGTCACTTCAATTACGAATCGCATCCTGTGATCGGGGATACGTCTCACGGCGATAATCGGCAGAACCAGTTCTACCGTTCTCGCTTCGGCTTAAATCGACTCATGCTGGCCGCAGTGCGACTGGAATTCGAACACCCGATGACTCAGCGGTCAGTGGTCGTCGAATGCGAGCCAGCCGCTGAATTTCAGGTATTAATGGAGCAGCTGCAGCCGTTTCAATTACGGTGA
- a CDS encoding dihydrodipicolinate synthase family protein, with protein sequence MLRLSGIVPPVVTPLLQHDQLDPDAVGRIVEHLISGGVNGLFVLGTTGEGPSLSYQVRYQMVERSCEAADGRVPVLVGVTDSSLAESIQLANHAESAGAAAIVAAAPYYFPTNQQAVADWFRQLADRSPLPLVLYNMPGCVRISLAVETVADLSKHPNIIGVKDSSGDLNYFQQLCDHFADNSDFAVFMGPEELIPEAVAAGADGGVCGGGNLLPHVYVNMFNAAKAGDDAEVIRVKAIVSDVFSGIYFDPDGQMNLIPALKLAMSHCGLCRAEIAPPLQSPTPDHAQQVGSQLAGILESSASPLTLAHTA encoded by the coding sequence ATGCTTCGACTTTCTGGAATTGTTCCTCCCGTTGTAACGCCGCTGTTGCAACACGATCAGCTTGACCCGGACGCTGTCGGCCGCATTGTGGAACACCTGATTTCCGGCGGTGTAAACGGCCTGTTCGTGCTGGGTACGACCGGCGAAGGGCCGTCGCTGTCTTATCAAGTGCGGTACCAGATGGTGGAACGCAGTTGCGAAGCGGCGGATGGGCGAGTTCCCGTGCTGGTTGGCGTGACGGATTCATCACTGGCGGAATCAATTCAGCTTGCCAATCACGCTGAATCGGCGGGAGCCGCAGCCATTGTCGCGGCCGCTCCCTATTACTTCCCCACCAATCAGCAAGCCGTGGCCGATTGGTTTCGACAGTTGGCCGACCGTTCGCCTTTGCCGCTGGTGCTGTACAACATGCCGGGTTGTGTGAGGATTTCACTGGCTGTGGAAACCGTCGCGGATCTGTCTAAGCACCCGAACATCATCGGCGTTAAAGACAGCAGCGGAGATCTGAACTACTTTCAGCAACTATGCGATCACTTTGCGGACAACTCAGATTTCGCCGTCTTTATGGGGCCGGAAGAATTGATTCCGGAAGCCGTGGCAGCCGGAGCGGACGGCGGCGTGTGTGGCGGTGGAAATTTGTTGCCTCATGTTTACGTCAACATGTTCAACGCCGCCAAAGCGGGCGACGACGCGGAAGTGATTCGCGTGAAGGCCATTGTCAGCGACGTTTTCTCTGGCATTTATTTCGACCCGGACGGGCAGATGAACTTGATTCCTGCACTAAAGCTGGCGATGTCGCATTGCGGTCTGTGCCGCGCCGAGATTGCTCCTCCGCTGCAGTCACCGACGCCCGACCATGCCCAACAGGTTGGCTCCCAGCTTGCCGGGATTCTGGAATCGTCGGCCTCACCACTGACGCTCGCTCACACTGCCTAA
- a CDS encoding formyltransferase family protein, with protein sequence MTPHNDKQAKQSGSRVVALINPVLHCRSTCAELINSGVNLVGIVEANSKPSGLPFATFKRLLKKQGIGSTASQVAARLAYQAINRNEDQRIYRELFDHAAINQTLQRWDGPVVSCRDYGDAESMAAIRDLRPDILVVHSQSWVTKRVRALAASGLVIGGHPGLTPFYRGSHSSFWALLNQQPQKIGWSTFHVDKGVDSGAVIVQGRLTPEADDSYMTLNWRGMKQIAKSQAAAILEYDRSRTIPCQPHAEIPPNSEFGLPGLRDYVRYRRVQKAVR encoded by the coding sequence ATGACACCTCACAACGACAAGCAGGCAAAGCAATCAGGCAGCCGTGTTGTCGCCCTGATCAACCCTGTGCTGCATTGTCGATCGACTTGCGCCGAACTGATTAACAGTGGCGTGAATCTGGTGGGAATTGTTGAGGCCAATTCGAAACCGAGTGGTCTCCCGTTCGCCACCTTCAAACGGTTGCTGAAGAAGCAGGGGATCGGCTCGACGGCGTCGCAAGTGGCAGCTCGGCTGGCCTATCAAGCCATTAACCGGAATGAGGATCAAAGAATCTATCGTGAGTTATTCGACCATGCTGCGATCAATCAGACGCTGCAGCGCTGGGACGGGCCTGTGGTCAGTTGCCGAGACTACGGCGATGCCGAATCCATGGCCGCCATCCGTGACCTGCGCCCCGACATCCTGGTTGTGCATTCTCAGTCGTGGGTGACCAAACGGGTACGAGCGTTAGCGGCCAGCGGTCTGGTGATCGGTGGGCATCCCGGTTTGACGCCGTTCTACCGAGGAAGTCATTCCTCCTTCTGGGCGTTACTTAATCAACAGCCGCAGAAAATTGGGTGGTCGACCTTTCATGTCGACAAAGGCGTCGACAGCGGCGCGGTGATCGTGCAGGGGCGACTCACACCAGAAGCAGACGACAGCTACATGACACTCAACTGGCGCGGGATGAAGCAGATTGCTAAGTCTCAGGCGGCTGCAATCCTGGAATACGATCGCTCACGCACGATCCCCTGCCAGCCCCACGCAGAAATTCCACCGAATTCCGAATTCGGGCTACCCGGCCTGCGGGACTATGTCCGCTACCGAAGAGTCCAGAAGGCGGTCCGATAG
- a CDS encoding polysaccharide deacetylase family protein, whose translation MNQYANPNSTSICLLLHDVSDRPDSSGFTQPTAAKYKHSVRQFADYLDAVSETELLVVPSTQPSQRRKHDDRHPVAPTVTFTFDDGGAAAPTAAKLLEGRGWRGVFFVTTDLIGTRGFMTEQQIVELHQRGHIIGSHSCSHPDVFRSLKRQEMRDEWQRSRDVLQELLNCDVDHASVPGGDCDRATLEEASAAGYRQIFTSEQQTKTWTCGDATCYGRLMMVETTSPETLQRWLFHPTIGILPERFLRFTKSSVKQLMGPMYVRLMHKRRQLHKAG comes from the coding sequence GTGAACCAATACGCAAACCCAAATTCCACGTCTATTTGCCTTCTGCTGCATGACGTGTCTGACCGTCCCGACAGCAGCGGGTTCACTCAGCCTACCGCCGCCAAATATAAGCATTCCGTGAGGCAATTCGCTGACTATCTGGATGCTGTGAGTGAAACCGAACTGCTGGTTGTGCCGTCAACTCAGCCATCGCAACGACGCAAACACGATGACCGCCATCCGGTCGCTCCCACCGTTACATTTACATTCGACGATGGCGGCGCGGCGGCTCCGACAGCTGCCAAATTGCTGGAAGGTCGTGGCTGGCGAGGCGTGTTCTTCGTGACGACAGACTTGATCGGCACCAGAGGCTTCATGACCGAGCAGCAGATTGTCGAACTGCATCAGCGCGGCCACATAATCGGTAGCCATTCCTGTAGTCATCCGGATGTCTTCAGGTCACTCAAGCGGCAGGAAATGCGCGATGAATGGCAACGCAGTCGGGACGTTCTGCAGGAGCTTCTGAATTGCGACGTGGATCACGCCAGCGTTCCAGGCGGTGATTGTGACCGGGCAACTCTGGAAGAGGCGAGTGCCGCCGGGTATCGACAAATCTTTACGTCGGAACAACAAACCAAGACGTGGACGTGTGGTGATGCCACATGCTACGGGCGTCTAATGATGGTCGAAACCACCTCACCAGAAACTCTGCAACGGTGGCTGTTTCACCCGACGATCGGAATCCTGCCCGAACGATTTCTACGCTTCACCAAATCCAGCGTGAAGCAGTTGATGGGCCCGATGTACGTGCGATTGATGCACAAGAGAAGACAACTGCACAAAGCCGGTTAA
- a CDS encoding peptidylprolyl isomerase, with the protein MQDAFKKTKTGRGNRFTTLISGTLIAVLAGAIGMQVARVKDGKAAEQVGQQGIGTARVEGAEKPVGRVNGQAITYDELAQECVERHGKEVLENVINRTLIQQACAEGGVSVSAAEVNQEIARISKKFGLPQDQWEKMLQAERGLSPIQYRRDVIWPMLALKKLAGQDIQITREKLEQAWEDTYGPRVKARMMVLDNIRRATEVWERVDKNPDEFEDLARDFSVETHSRALGGTIPPIRRYSGAHPKIREAAFKLKEMNEISGVIQVDVNQYVILKYEGRTEPIEHDPKDVQASLTTQLREQEEQKLVGSAFENLKKKARIDNLLTGETHHPVSQTSGTADAGALVEPAIEIR; encoded by the coding sequence ATGCAGGATGCATTCAAGAAAACAAAGACAGGTCGCGGCAACCGATTCACCACGCTGATCAGCGGAACTCTGATCGCCGTGCTGGCCGGAGCCATCGGCATGCAGGTCGCTCGCGTCAAAGACGGTAAAGCGGCGGAACAGGTCGGTCAGCAGGGAATCGGCACCGCTCGAGTTGAAGGTGCTGAAAAGCCAGTAGGGCGCGTAAACGGCCAGGCCATCACCTATGACGAGTTGGCTCAGGAATGTGTCGAACGTCATGGAAAAGAGGTATTGGAAAACGTGATCAACCGAACGCTGATTCAGCAGGCCTGTGCAGAAGGCGGAGTGTCTGTTTCTGCCGCCGAAGTGAATCAGGAAATCGCAAGAATCTCTAAGAAGTTCGGCCTGCCTCAGGACCAGTGGGAAAAAATGTTGCAGGCGGAACGAGGCCTTAGCCCCATTCAATATCGCCGTGACGTGATCTGGCCGATGCTGGCACTGAAGAAGCTGGCTGGCCAGGACATCCAGATCACTCGCGAAAAGCTGGAACAGGCATGGGAAGACACCTATGGGCCTCGCGTGAAGGCACGCATGATGGTGCTGGACAATATTCGTCGAGCCACCGAAGTGTGGGAACGAGTGGACAAGAACCCTGACGAATTCGAAGACCTGGCACGTGACTTCTCTGTTGAAACTCATAGTCGAGCACTGGGCGGCACGATCCCACCGATTCGTCGCTATTCAGGAGCTCACCCGAAAATTCGTGAAGCAGCATTCAAGCTGAAAGAAATGAACGAAATCTCAGGCGTCATTCAGGTCGACGTGAATCAATACGTCATCCTGAAGTACGAAGGCCGCACCGAGCCGATCGAACACGATCCAAAAGACGTTCAGGCTTCGTTGACGACTCAATTGCGTGAACAGGAAGAACAGAAACTGGTCGGCAGTGCGTTTGAGAACCTGAAGAAGAAGGCTCGCATCGACAATCTGCTCACCGGCGAAACTCATCACCCCGTTTCGCAAACGTCCGGCACGGCAGACGCCGGAGCTTTGGTTGAACCAGCCATCGAAATTCGATAA
- a CDS encoding M24 family metallopeptidase, producing MLTTDGCQQRRQNLWAQLPAGIDWVLIGDARHVQYFSNFRINPISFSADQKCLLLLQRTGEATLLADNFARRTAAFDPIVDREVIVPWYTHKKSVANRDHALLAALEECRDAWTTGTGLIETESVSAAVAAVTKPDFAQQDVSLNTVIRQLRRQKLPDEVAILRKCMAACDAGHAAAFDAAKPGVSELDVYLAIQQAAEKAAGSACVVYGDFRATNAVQFKAGGLPTDYVLKDGDLFIADYSVVIHGYRSDFTNTLAVGTPSADQVNQFEACRDAITAAESVLKADATGKAVYEAASNVFLERGYPALAHHCGHGLGMEHPEPPILVPESDDVLLKGDVVTLEPGLYIEGVGGMRYEHNYLVTDEGFERLSNHRLALQR from the coding sequence ATGCTGACGACAGACGGCTGCCAACAGAGGCGACAGAATCTGTGGGCTCAACTTCCCGCTGGCATCGACTGGGTGCTGATCGGTGACGCTCGACACGTGCAGTACTTTTCCAACTTCCGCATCAACCCCATCAGTTTTTCTGCGGATCAAAAGTGCCTGTTGCTGCTGCAGCGAACCGGCGAGGCGACATTGCTGGCGGACAACTTTGCTCGACGCACGGCAGCTTTCGATCCGATTGTTGATCGCGAGGTCATTGTTCCGTGGTACACCCACAAGAAATCCGTCGCCAACCGCGACCACGCTCTGTTGGCGGCATTAGAAGAATGTCGCGACGCGTGGACGACGGGCACGGGGCTGATTGAAACAGAAAGCGTTTCGGCGGCGGTCGCGGCCGTGACGAAGCCAGACTTTGCTCAGCAGGACGTTTCGCTGAATACGGTGATTCGCCAACTGCGGCGTCAGAAGCTGCCGGATGAAGTGGCCATTCTGCGAAAGTGTATGGCCGCCTGCGACGCCGGGCATGCGGCGGCGTTTGATGCTGCGAAGCCGGGCGTTTCAGAACTGGACGTTTATCTCGCGATTCAGCAGGCGGCTGAGAAAGCGGCGGGCAGTGCCTGCGTGGTTTACGGAGATTTCCGAGCGACCAATGCTGTTCAATTCAAAGCGGGGGGCTTGCCGACGGACTATGTGCTGAAGGATGGCGACCTCTTTATCGCCGACTACAGCGTCGTCATTCACGGCTATCGCAGTGACTTCACGAATACTTTGGCCGTCGGCACACCGTCGGCGGACCAGGTAAATCAATTCGAAGCGTGCCGCGACGCAATCACAGCAGCCGAATCGGTGTTGAAAGCCGATGCGACGGGCAAGGCTGTCTACGAAGCGGCATCGAACGTTTTTCTGGAACGTGGATATCCTGCGCTCGCTCATCACTGCGGTCACGGTCTGGGCATGGAACACCCCGAACCGCCGATTCTGGTTCCGGAAAGCGACGACGTGCTGCTGAAGGGCGACGTCGTCACGCTGGAACCGGGTTTGTATATCGAAGGCGTTGGTGGAATGCGGTATGAGCACAACTATCTGGTGACGGATGAAGGCTTTGAGCGCTTAAGCAACCATCGGCTGGCCCTGCAGCGCTAG
- a CDS encoding adenine phosphoribosyltransferase — translation MDLKTYIRSIPDFPKPGIMFRDITPMLKSANAMKEVMRRMAEPYRDAGITSVLAAEARGFVFGAPLAMELGAAFVPVRKPGKLPHKTETLHYDLEYGSDALEIHEDAIEKGDRVLLVDDLLATGGTIEACMKLANRQGADVVGAAFVIELAFLNGRSRLGDYDICSLIEYQTEDANE, via the coding sequence GTGGATTTAAAAACATACATTCGGTCGATTCCTGACTTCCCGAAGCCGGGCATTATGTTTCGCGACATCACGCCGATGCTAAAATCCGCCAATGCGATGAAAGAAGTCATGCGGCGAATGGCCGAACCGTATCGCGATGCCGGCATCACATCAGTGCTGGCCGCCGAAGCGCGAGGCTTTGTCTTTGGAGCACCGCTGGCCATGGAACTGGGCGCAGCCTTCGTGCCGGTACGAAAACCAGGAAAGCTGCCTCATAAGACAGAGACGCTGCATTACGATCTCGAGTACGGTTCAGACGCGTTAGAAATTCATGAAGACGCCATTGAAAAAGGTGATCGAGTTCTGCTGGTCGACGATTTGCTGGCGACCGGTGGGACCATCGAAGCCTGTATGAAGCTGGCGAATCGGCAGGGGGCCGATGTTGTCGGAGCGGCGTTTGTGATTGAGCTAGCCTTTTTGAACGGACGCAGCCGCCTTGGCGACTATGACATCTGCAGCCTGATTGAATACCAAACGGAAGACGCCAACGAGTAA
- a CDS encoding amidohydrolase has translation MPEFTLPQLVDLFQKTMAHAWMVRTFIKHCDEVEDYPELMGIVRAVFDMSRAIETKTDDPAVYFKFVRKKLGKLRKAAEQFQQDAWSASTHTNFQQAVTSILYSVEQMEHLLAQADTLLAEA, from the coding sequence GTGCCTGAATTCACGCTGCCACAACTTGTCGACCTGTTCCAGAAAACGATGGCACACGCCTGGATGGTGCGCACTTTTATTAAGCATTGCGATGAAGTCGAAGACTATCCGGAACTGATGGGCATTGTCCGAGCCGTCTTCGACATGAGCCGTGCGATTGAGACGAAAACGGACGATCCGGCCGTGTATTTCAAGTTCGTCCGTAAGAAGCTGGGAAAACTGCGAAAAGCGGCCGAGCAGTTTCAGCAGGATGCATGGAGCGCTTCGACGCACACCAATTTCCAACAGGCGGTCACGTCGATTCTGTACAGTGTTGAGCAAATGGAGCATCTGCTGGCTCAGGCGGACACGCTGCTGGCAGAAGCCTGA
- a CDS encoding 3-dehydroquinate synthase, whose product MTAQDLSRHQPAASDNNVTVPFVVKFQHRLRFTRDLFAADSETLLELLETSEGRVPRVQFWMDEHVANANPELKHRIRSFCQQHSEKVRVTGNIQILPGGEDVKNDIHIVERMLKCFNHADLDRRSYVVAIGGGAVLDAVGFAAAIAHRGIRLIRIPTTTLAQGDSGIGVKNSINLFQKKNWVGTFAVPWGVINDRKLTETLSDRDFRCGFSEAVKVSLLKDADFFRRIHESAADICDRNEPAWSVIAESAKWHLKHITEGGDPFEMLEARPLDYGHWSAHKLETMTDFGLRHGEAVAIGVAVDTVYSSLAHGLPADDAERVLDCLDRLGLLMDHPALHDTETLFGGLEEFRQHLGGRLTITMLKQIGSPINVHSIDHTLMREAISHVADRVTSTA is encoded by the coding sequence ATGACAGCTCAAGATCTCAGCCGGCACCAGCCCGCCGCCAGCGACAACAACGTAACTGTACCTTTTGTGGTGAAGTTCCAGCATCGCCTGCGATTTACCCGCGATCTGTTCGCCGCAGATTCGGAAACGCTGCTTGAACTTCTGGAAACGTCTGAAGGGCGGGTCCCGCGAGTGCAGTTCTGGATGGACGAACACGTCGCGAATGCGAATCCGGAACTGAAGCATCGCATCCGTTCGTTTTGCCAGCAGCACAGTGAAAAGGTTCGGGTTACGGGAAATATTCAGATTCTGCCGGGTGGGGAAGATGTTAAAAACGACATCCACATCGTCGAACGCATGTTGAAGTGCTTCAATCACGCAGATCTGGATCGCCGCAGTTATGTCGTGGCAATCGGTGGCGGCGCCGTGCTGGACGCCGTCGGGTTTGCGGCCGCAATCGCTCACCGAGGCATCCGGCTGATTCGTATTCCCACCACCACGCTGGCTCAGGGCGATTCCGGCATCGGTGTGAAAAACAGTATCAACCTTTTCCAGAAGAAGAACTGGGTCGGTACGTTTGCCGTGCCATGGGGCGTGATCAACGACCGGAAACTGACAGAAACATTGAGTGACCGCGATTTCCGCTGCGGCTTCTCAGAAGCCGTGAAGGTGTCGCTTTTGAAGGACGCCGACTTCTTTCGCCGCATTCACGAGAGTGCCGCTGATATCTGCGATCGCAACGAACCAGCGTGGAGCGTGATCGCGGAATCGGCCAAATGGCACCTGAAACACATTACCGAAGGTGGCGACCCGTTCGAAATGCTGGAAGCTCGACCACTGGACTACGGGCACTGGTCCGCTCACAAGCTGGAAACCATGACCGACTTTGGGTTGCGTCATGGAGAAGCCGTCGCGATCGGTGTGGCTGTCGATACCGTTTATTCCAGCCTGGCTCACGGTCTACCGGCCGACGATGCCGAACGAGTGCTCGATTGCCTCGATCGACTCGGCCTGTTGATGGATCACCCGGCACTGCACGATACGGAGACGCTGTTTGGCGGTCTGGAAGAATTTCGCCAGCATCTGGGCGGCCGACTGACAATTACGATGCTGAAACAGATCGGCTCACCCATCAACGTGCATTCGATCGACCACACTCTGATGAGAGAAGCGATTTCGCATGTTGCGGATCGAGTGACCAGCACGGCTTAA
- a CDS encoding metallophosphoesterase family protein, translated as MPVHFASLPRRTFLQTSLGVGASLLTFGNASGDESQDQPEHVALLSDPHIDADATKVVRGSVMSANLLNVIADILAQPKKPVQAFIDGDCAFNVGLPADYQTLAALLAPLPAARIPLHMAMGNHDNRVVFRKQFADNENESTAVDGKHVSLIETKHANWFLTDTLQKVNNVTGELGAEQLSWLTAALKSRSDKPAIVVGHHNPQFDVPDGGRVTGLQDSNELFDLLESQPHVKAYVFGHTHSWSVKQRDSGLHLINLPPIGYTFNEKSPLGWVDVALNATGMQLSLRSIDSDHPQHMETHKLTW; from the coding sequence ATGCCCGTTCATTTCGCCAGTTTGCCCCGACGAACATTCCTGCAAACGTCGTTGGGTGTTGGCGCCAGCCTGCTGACATTTGGCAACGCGTCTGGCGACGAATCGCAGGACCAGCCCGAACACGTCGCGCTGCTGTCAGACCCGCACATTGACGCCGATGCAACAAAAGTCGTCCGCGGCTCAGTGATGTCCGCCAACCTGCTGAATGTCATCGCCGACATTCTGGCTCAGCCGAAAAAGCCTGTGCAGGCTTTCATTGACGGCGACTGCGCCTTCAATGTCGGTTTGCCCGCAGACTATCAAACATTGGCCGCTTTACTGGCCCCCCTGCCGGCCGCTCGCATCCCGCTGCATATGGCCATGGGGAATCACGATAACCGAGTCGTTTTTCGCAAACAGTTTGCAGACAACGAAAACGAATCGACAGCCGTGGACGGCAAGCACGTGTCGTTGATCGAAACCAAACATGCCAATTGGTTTCTAACCGACACGCTGCAGAAAGTTAACAACGTGACAGGGGAACTGGGCGCAGAACAGCTTTCGTGGTTGACGGCAGCTTTAAAAAGTCGCAGTGACAAGCCGGCGATCGTCGTCGGGCACCACAACCCGCAGTTTGATGTGCCTGATGGTGGTCGAGTCACCGGGCTGCAGGATTCCAACGAACTGTTTGACCTTCTGGAATCTCAACCCCACGTCAAAGCATACGTCTTCGGCCATACGCATAGCTGGAGCGTCAAGCAGCGCGACAGTGGCCTGCACCTGATCAATCTTCCGCCGATTGGCTATACCTTCAACGAAAAAAGCCCTCTCGGCTGGGTCGACGTGGCACTGAACGCGACCGGCATGCAACTCAGCCTGCGCAGCATCGACAGCGATCACCCGCAGCACATGGAAACGCATAAGCTCACCTGGTAG